A window of the Kosakonia sp. BYX6 genome harbors these coding sequences:
- a CDS encoding M16 family metallopeptidase, giving the protein MQGTKIRLITGGLLMLAAAGYVQAEALQPDPAWQQGTLSNGFHWQVLATPQRPSDRIEIRLSIDTGSLTESTQQSGFSHFIPRVALTHSGRLEPAQVRSLWQQGIDPKRPLPPALVSYEYTLYNLSLPNNRSDLLKEAMIYLSDAAGKLTITPETVNHALASNDMVATWPGDTQDSWWRYRLKGSPLLGHDPAGELKEPVDAEQLKAFYEKWYTPDAMTLIVVGNVDSRAVAEQINKTFGELKGKRQSPTPVATLSPLPHQPVSLMSEAVTQDRLSIMWDSAWQPIRESAELERYWRADLAREALFWHIQQNLNKNNSKDIGLGFDCRVLFQRAQCAINVDSPNDKLDANTGVIGRELAKVRDKGLPEEEFKALIAQKNLELQKLFATYAHADTDILISQRMRSLQNQVVDIAPEQYQKLRQRFLANLTPELLNQDLHQQLSQDMTLVLLQPKGEPEHNMKELQATWDAVMKPAETPAAPASTDDVRPDVSDIPPQQ; this is encoded by the coding sequence ATGCAGGGCACAAAAATTCGATTGATAACGGGCGGTTTGCTGATGTTGGCGGCGGCCGGTTATGTGCAGGCAGAGGCGCTCCAGCCCGATCCGGCCTGGCAACAAGGAACGCTGTCGAATGGTTTTCATTGGCAGGTTCTCGCTACGCCGCAGCGCCCCAGCGATCGCATCGAAATTCGCTTGTCTATTGATACCGGCTCGCTCACCGAAAGCACGCAGCAGAGCGGTTTCAGCCATTTTATTCCCCGTGTTGCCTTGACCCACAGCGGCCGCCTCGAACCGGCGCAGGTTCGTTCTTTATGGCAACAAGGGATTGACCCGAAACGCCCGCTGCCGCCGGCGCTGGTCTCCTACGAATACACCCTTTACAACCTGAGTCTGCCGAACAATCGCAGCGACTTGCTGAAAGAGGCGATGATCTACCTGTCGGATGCTGCCGGGAAACTCACCATTACGCCTGAGACGGTGAATCACGCCCTCGCCAGCAACGATATGGTCGCGACCTGGCCTGGTGACACCCAGGACAGCTGGTGGCGCTATCGCCTGAAAGGTTCGCCGCTGCTGGGCCACGATCCGGCGGGTGAACTGAAAGAACCGGTCGATGCCGAGCAGTTGAAGGCGTTTTACGAGAAGTGGTATACGCCAGACGCCATGACGCTGATTGTGGTAGGCAACGTCGATAGCCGCGCCGTCGCAGAGCAAATCAATAAAACCTTCGGCGAGCTGAAAGGCAAACGCCAGTCGCCGACGCCGGTCGCGACGCTGTCGCCGCTGCCGCACCAGCCAGTGAGTCTGATGAGCGAAGCCGTGACGCAGGATCGTCTGTCGATTATGTGGGATTCCGCCTGGCAGCCGATTCGCGAGTCCGCCGAGCTTGAACGCTACTGGCGCGCGGATTTAGCCCGTGAAGCGCTGTTCTGGCATATCCAGCAAAACCTGAATAAAAACAACAGCAAAGATATCGGCCTCGGCTTTGACTGCCGGGTACTGTTCCAGCGTGCGCAATGCGCCATTAACGTCGATTCGCCGAATGACAAACTGGATGCCAATACCGGTGTGATTGGTCGCGAGCTGGCAAAAGTGCGTGATAAGGGCCTGCCGGAAGAGGAATTCAAGGCGCTGATTGCGCAGAAAAACCTCGAATTGCAGAAGCTGTTCGCCACCTACGCCCACGCCGATACCGACATCCTCATCAGCCAGCGTATGCGTTCGTTGCAAAACCAGGTGGTGGATATCGCGCCGGAGCAGTATCAAAAATTGCGCCAGCGTTTCTTAGCCAACCTGACGCCGGAGTTGCTGAATCAGGATCTGCATCAGCAGCTTTCGCAAGATATGACGCTGGTGTTGTTGCAACCGAAAGGCGAACCGGAACATAACATGAAGGAGTTGCAGGCAACGTGGGACGCGGTGATGAAACCGGCTGAAACGCCCGCCGCGCCTGCCAGCACTGATGATGTTCGCCCGGATGTGTCGGATATCCCGCCGCAGCAGTGA
- a CDS encoding type IV secretion protein Rhs — protein MENQSEGIKRKLTLGETLLARSVFGDEIFYDSVRIHCDSYLPLGLQNEQYVMTPNGELYYRRSLYRRDFSIEPPPTQHLFIHEMTHVWQHQKGMWVCTRGLVSWATVYKYKIDKFRLSDYPMEQQASIIADHFYLKTFGEKAFFRLADRELIGVIDKNTLSKFEPLIRSAGLPL, from the coding sequence ATGGAAAATCAATCAGAAGGTATCAAAAGGAAGTTAACGCTCGGCGAAACTTTACTGGCTCGTTCCGTGTTCGGTGACGAAATTTTTTATGATTCTGTTCGGATCCATTGTGACAGCTACCTGCCGCTTGGGCTGCAAAATGAACAATATGTCATGACTCCAAACGGAGAGTTGTATTACCGTCGTTCGCTATATCGCCGAGATTTTTCCATCGAGCCGCCTCCGACGCAGCATCTTTTCATTCATGAAATGACCCATGTCTGGCAACACCAAAAAGGAATGTGGGTGTGCACCAGAGGGCTGGTCAGCTGGGCTACTGTTTATAAATACAAAATCGATAAATTTCGGTTGTCTGATTACCCAATGGAACAGCAAGCATCGATCATTGCAGATCACTTCTATCTCAAAACATTTGGCGAAAAGGCTTTTTTCAGACTTGCGGACCGAGAATTAATCGGTGTCATTGATAAAAATACATTATCGAAATTTGAACCACTCATAAGAAGCGCGGGATTGCCATTATGA
- a CDS encoding putative T6SS immunity periplasmic lipoprotein → MKKYFSLFLPLFLAGCPVGDRINMRPAQSTVVNNQICIVVNQPDAGEKIIGIGIWDYSTVKYAYEKSYASAPILLESGECIPGIDHFAFKDGNAYNITVRTGLRSYEARFTVAMQGKNIALQDMNN, encoded by the coding sequence ATGAAAAAATACTTTTCCCTCTTCCTTCCTCTCTTTCTGGCGGGCTGCCCGGTTGGTGACCGCATCAATATGAGACCCGCGCAATCAACGGTTGTGAACAATCAGATTTGCATTGTTGTAAACCAACCTGATGCCGGGGAAAAGATCATTGGGATTGGCATCTGGGATTACAGCACGGTGAAATATGCTTATGAGAAATCATATGCATCCGCTCCCATACTGTTGGAGTCTGGTGAGTGTATTCCCGGCATCGATCATTTTGCTTTCAAAGACGGTAATGCTTACAACATTACGGTGAGGACAGGTTTACGTTCGTACGAAGCGCGTTTCACCGTGGCGATGCAGGGTAAAAATATCGCGTTGCAGGATATGAATAATTAA
- a CDS encoding sugar kinase codes for MSRKIAVIGECMIELSQKGAEVNRGFGGDTLNTSVYIARQVNPSALSVHYVTALGTDNFSQQMLDAWQSEDVDTRLTQRMENRLPGLYYIETDSTGERTFYYWRNEAAAKFWLESEQSDAICEQLATFDYLYLSGISLAILSPTSRNKLLSLLQACRANGGKVIFDNNYRPRLWASKEETRLVYQQMLACTDIAFLTLDDEDLLWGEKPVEEVIERTQRAGVKEVVIKRGADSCLVAIAGEAVVEVPAVKLPKEKVIDTTAAGDSFSAGYLAVRLTGGDATAAAKRGHLTASTVIQYRGAIIPRDAMPE; via the coding sequence ATGTCCAGGAAAATTGCCGTCATCGGCGAATGCATGATCGAACTGTCACAAAAAGGCGCTGAAGTTAACCGTGGTTTTGGTGGCGACACGCTGAATACTTCCGTTTATATCGCCCGCCAGGTCAATCCTTCCGCGCTCTCTGTTCATTACGTTACCGCGCTCGGCACCGACAATTTCAGCCAGCAGATGCTGGATGCGTGGCAGAGCGAAGATGTCGATACCCGCCTGACGCAGCGTATGGAAAACCGCCTGCCGGGGCTGTATTACATCGAAACCGATAGTACCGGCGAACGTACCTTCTACTACTGGCGCAACGAAGCCGCCGCCAAATTCTGGCTCGAGAGCGAGCAGTCAGATGCCATTTGCGAACAACTGGCGACTTTTGATTACCTCTATCTCAGCGGTATCAGCCTGGCGATCTTAAGCCCGACCAGCCGCAACAAGCTGTTGTCGCTGTTGCAAGCGTGCCGCGCCAACGGCGGCAAAGTGATTTTCGATAACAACTACCGTCCGCGCCTGTGGGCGAGCAAAGAAGAGACGCGTCTGGTGTATCAGCAGATGCTGGCCTGCACCGACATCGCTTTCCTGACGCTGGATGATGAAGATCTGCTGTGGGGCGAGAAGCCGGTGGAAGAGGTTATCGAGCGCACGCAGCGCGCGGGTGTGAAAGAAGTGGTGATTAAACGCGGCGCAGATTCTTGCCTGGTGGCAATCGCCGGTGAAGCCGTGGTGGAAGTCCCGGCGGTGAAACTGCCGAAAGAGAAGGTTATCGACACCACCGCAGCAGGCGATTCTTTCAGCGCCGGTTACCTGGCGGTACGCCTGACCGGTGGTGACGCCACTGCTGCCGCAAAACGCGGCCATTTAACGGCCAGCACCGTTATCCAGTATCGCGGCGCAATTATCCCGCGCGACGCCATGCCGGAATAA
- the pdeH gene encoding cyclic-guanylate-specific phosphodiesterase, with the protein MMLKQVIQRLNIPEASIESLQERRYWLQCERAYTYQPIYKTDGRLMAIEVLTIVTHPSQPEQRIAPDRYFSEVAVRQRVDVVHEQIALLAEQKDFFAKNDVLASVNVDGPTLLAMRQNKTLMALVESLPWIRFELVEHIRLPQDSTFASISEIGPLWLDDFGTGMANFSALSEVRYDYIKVARDLFIMLRKTPEGQNLFTLLLQLMNRYCQGVIVEGIETLEEWRDVQNSPAHAAQGYFLSRPMPLTKLEHVILEL; encoded by the coding sequence ATGATGTTGAAGCAGGTCATCCAGCGGCTAAACATTCCGGAAGCGAGCATTGAAAGCTTGCAGGAGCGTCGTTATTGGCTGCAATGCGAGCGTGCTTACACTTATCAGCCCATCTATAAAACCGATGGCCGTCTGATGGCGATTGAAGTACTGACCATTGTCACCCATCCCTCGCAGCCGGAACAACGCATTGCCCCGGACCGTTACTTTTCAGAAGTGGCGGTGCGCCAGCGCGTTGATGTCGTCCATGAACAAATCGCGCTGCTGGCAGAACAAAAAGATTTCTTCGCCAAAAACGATGTGCTGGCGTCGGTAAACGTCGATGGCCCAACGCTGCTGGCGATGCGCCAGAATAAAACGCTGATGGCGCTGGTCGAATCGCTGCCGTGGATCCGCTTCGAACTGGTTGAACACATCCGTTTACCGCAGGATTCCACGTTCGCTTCTATCAGCGAAATTGGGCCGCTGTGGCTGGATGATTTTGGTACCGGCATGGCGAACTTCTCGGCGCTGAGCGAAGTGCGTTATGACTACATCAAAGTGGCTCGCGACTTGTTCATCATGCTGCGCAAAACGCCGGAAGGGCAAAATCTATTCACATTGCTGCTACAACTGATGAACCGCTACTGTCAGGGCGTGATTGTCGAAGGCATTGAAACGCTCGAAGAGTGGCGCGATGTGCAAAACTCTCCGGCGCATGCAGCGCAGGGCTATTTTCTCTCTCGCCCGATGCCGTTGACCAAACTTGAACACGTGATACTCGAGCTCTAA
- a CDS encoding AsmA family protein yields MTKTSKAIITVFATLLLLIVVAIIIIATFDWNRLKPTINEKVSTELNRPFAIRGDLGVVWERQKEETGWRSWVPWPHVHADDIILGNPPGIDEITMVHLPRVEATLAPLSLLSKTVYLPWIKLQQPDARLIRRSEKLNNWTFTLAGDESNDPNAKPSAWSFQLDNILFDRGRIAIDDAVSRADVEILVDPLGKPLPFSEVTGKSDDKAKAGDYVFGLTAKGRYNDQTITGTGKIGGMLALRSEGTPFPVQADFRSGNTRVAFVGTINDPMNMGGVDLQLKFGGDSLGQLYDLTGVLLPDTPPFETDGHLVAKINSEKGSVFDYRNFNGHIGDSDIHGTLTYSTGEPRPKLEGDVESRQLRLADLGPLIGVDSGKGAEKSKQAEQQKGEKSVQPADKVLPYDRFETDKWDVMDADVRFKGRRIEHGSSLPISDLSTHIILKNADLRLQPLKFGLAGGTISSNIHLEGDKKPMQGRADIQARRLKLKELMPDVELMQKTLGEMNGDADIRGVGNSVAALLGTSNGNLKLLMNDGLVSRNLMEILGLNVGNFIVGQLFGDDEVRVNCAAANLDLVNGVARPQIFAFDTENALINVTGTASMASEQLDLTIDPESKGIRIVTLRSPLYVRGSFKNPQAGVKAGPLIARGAVAAALATLVTPAAALLALISPSEGEQNQCQTILSQMKR; encoded by the coding sequence ATGACAAAAACGAGTAAAGCGATCATTACCGTCTTTGCGACGCTGCTGCTATTGATTGTGGTTGCCATCATTATCATTGCGACATTTGACTGGAACCGCCTCAAACCCACCATTAATGAAAAAGTCTCCACTGAACTGAATCGGCCCTTCGCCATTCGCGGCGATTTGGGTGTGGTTTGGGAGCGGCAAAAAGAGGAAACCGGCTGGCGCAGTTGGGTGCCGTGGCCCCATGTTCACGCCGACGATATTATTCTCGGCAACCCGCCGGGCATTGATGAAATCACTATGGTTCACCTGCCGCGCGTCGAAGCGACGCTCGCGCCGCTTTCACTGCTGAGCAAAACCGTTTATCTGCCGTGGATCAAACTACAGCAGCCGGATGCACGGCTGATCCGCCGCTCAGAAAAGCTCAATAACTGGACCTTTACCCTCGCGGGCGATGAGAGCAACGATCCCAACGCCAAACCCTCTGCGTGGTCATTCCAACTCGACAATATTCTTTTCGATCGCGGACGCATTGCCATTGATGATGCGGTGAGCCGTGCCGATGTGGAGATCCTCGTCGATCCGCTGGGTAAACCGCTGCCCTTTAGCGAAGTGACCGGCAAAAGCGATGACAAAGCGAAAGCCGGGGATTATGTCTTTGGCTTGACGGCGAAAGGGCGCTACAACGACCAGACGATTACCGGGACCGGCAAAATCGGCGGCATGCTGGCGCTGCGTAGCGAAGGCACGCCGTTCCCGGTGCAGGCGGATTTCCGCTCCGGCAACACTCGCGTGGCGTTTGTCGGCACGATCAACGACCCAATGAATATGGGCGGCGTTGATCTGCAACTGAAGTTTGGCGGCGATTCGCTTGGCCAGTTGTACGACTTAACCGGCGTACTGCTGCCGGATACGCCGCCGTTTGAAACCGACGGCCACCTGGTCGCCAAAATCAACAGCGAAAAAGGTTCGGTGTTTGATTACCGCAATTTCAACGGTCATATCGGCGACAGCGATATTCACGGCACGCTGACCTATTCCACCGGCGAACCGCGCCCGAAACTGGAAGGCGATGTCGAATCTCGCCAGTTACGCTTAGCGGATTTAGGGCCGCTGATTGGTGTCGATTCCGGCAAAGGCGCGGAAAAATCGAAACAAGCCGAGCAGCAAAAAGGCGAAAAATCGGTACAACCGGCGGACAAAGTGCTGCCTTATGACCGCTTTGAAACCGACAAATGGGACGTGATGGATGCGGACGTTCGCTTTAAAGGCCGCCGTATTGAGCACGGTTCGTCGTTGCCGATTAGCGACCTGTCGACCCATATCATCCTGAAAAATGCCGACCTGCGCCTGCAGCCGCTGAAATTCGGCCTGGCGGGCGGCACCATCTCGTCGAACATTCACCTCGAAGGCGATAAAAAGCCGATGCAGGGGCGGGCGGATATTCAGGCGCGTCGCTTGAAGCTCAAAGAACTGATGCCTGATGTGGAACTGATGCAGAAAACGCTGGGTGAAATGAACGGTGACGCGGATATTCGCGGCGTGGGCAATTCGGTCGCTGCGCTGCTCGGTACCAGCAACGGCAACCTGAAACTGCTGATGAACGACGGGCTGGTGAGCCGCAACCTGATGGAGATCCTTGGGCTTAACGTCGGCAACTTTATTGTCGGCCAACTGTTTGGCGATGACGAAGTGCGCGTCAACTGCGCCGCCGCGAATCTCGATCTGGTCAACGGGGTGGCAAGGCCGCAAATCTTCGCCTTCGATACGGAAAACGCGCTCATTAACGTCACCGGTACGGCCAGCATGGCGTCGGAACAGCTTGATTTGACGATTGACCCGGAGAGTAAAGGCATTCGCATTGTGACCCTGCGTTCGCCGCTGTATGTGCGCGGTAGCTTCAAAAACCCGCAGGCCGGGGTGAAAGCCGGTCCGCTTATCGCGCGCGGTGCGGTGGCTGCCGCGCTGGCGACGCTGGTTACGCCTGCGGCCGCGTTGCTGGCGCTGATTTCACCGTCTGAAGGCGAGCAGAACCAGTGCCAGACAATTTTGTCGCAGATGAAACGCTAA